TTGCCACTGGTGATTTCATAAATTTATTCTCCTCTCGATATAGGTATTTTCTTCGTCAAACCATTGTTTAAATCCTCTTTTAATTTTGAAAATAGATTTTATTTGTAGCTATTAAAAAGTCGACGAAGAACCAGCCTCGCCGACGCCTATCGCTCAGACAACTTTTTAAGCAGTTACATCACGTTTTGTAAATGAAAGGAAACTCAAAACTAGGAAAATCACAACATAAACAGCAATGACAACTGCCGAAAAAGCCATTGTTGTATTGCTCAACATCGGATATCCAATTTCATACTGTGTGAGATTCGAATTCGCGAATAAAATAAACTTCGCGAACTTATATTTTTCCATAAAGAACACAATCATATTGCCTGTGAAATAAAGGAAAATAGAGACCCCAATCGCAAGCGACGTAGAGCGGAAAACCGTGCCAATCATAAATGCCAATGTTGACATGACAATTGTATTAATCAACGCTAAAAACATTAAATACAAGGACTTTCCCCAAACAGCGGACGTAGCAATCTCTGTTTCGTAAAACGATAGCGTGCTTTCTGTCGTTCCAGGGAAGAAAATAAACGCCCCAATCACGCTCACTACAAACATCACGACCATGGCCAATAAACTAAACAAAATGACCGTCACATATTTAGACGTTAGGATTTTCCACCGATTCACTGGCCGTGACAATAACATTTTAATCGTCCCTTGTGAAAACTCAACTGATACTAAACTTGAAGAGACAATGATTGAAACTAACGTTACAATCGACATGAGTCCAAACGTGTCCAAAATAACCGATTCACGCGTTTGCGGCTTCGTACTTTCCACGTTCATCGCGATGTTAGCCTGAAGTTCTTCCTGGCGCTGCAATAGATGAACTTTATCTTCTTCATCTAACTCTGGAGCGGCCAACTCTTTTTCAACATCAGCCAATTCCATCTCCATGGACTCAATCCACTCCGTGTTATCGTACATTCGCTCAGATAATTTCGCCAGCCCTGTAAATCCAATAATAATTGCCGCCAGCAAAATCATCATTACCCAAGT
This window of the Sporosarcina pasteurii genome carries:
- a CDS encoding ABC transporter permease, yielding MLKLIQNEWMKLWQKKGTWVMMILLAAIIIGFTGLAKLSERMYDNTEWIESMEMELADVEKELAAPELDEEDKVHLLQRQEELQANIAMNVESTKPQTRESVILDTFGLMSIVTLVSIIVSSSLVSVEFSQGTIKMLLSRPVNRWKILTSKYVTVILFSLLAMVVMFVVSVIGAFIFFPGTTESTLSFYETEIATSAVWGKSLYLMFLALINTIVMSTLAFMIGTVFRSTSLAIGVSIFLYFTGNMIVFFMEKYKFAKFILFANSNLTQYEIGYPMLSNTTMAFSAVVIAVYVVIFLVLSFLSFTKRDVTA